In Gammaproteobacteria bacterium, the DNA window GCCCGGCGGCCATCCGCTGACGGTGGGCAATGAGGTGACCATCGGGCACAACGTGACGTTGCATGGTTGCACGGTCGAGGACCGCTGCCTGGTCGGCATGGGCAGCATCGTGCTGGACGGGGCGGTGATTCGCAGCGGTGCGATGGTGGGGGCGGGCAGCCTGGTGGCGCCGGGACACGAACTGGAAGGCGGCTACCTGTGGCTGGGCTCGCCCGCACGCCGGGTGCGCCCGCTTACCGACAAGGAAAAAGATTATTTGACGTATTCGGCCGCACATTACGTGCGGCTCAAGAACCGCCACCGCGCCGGCGATTGACGCGGTGGCGGTTTATTTAAGCGCTCAGCCCTGGTTGTAGCCGTAGGTGTTTTGTTGCTGCTGCACCGGCACGATGGTGATGGTCACGCGACGGTTTTGCGAGCGGCCCTGTGGCGTGCTGTTGCTGGCGACGGGGTAGTTCTCCCCGTACCCCACGGCCTTGATGCGGAACGACTGCACGCCCTGGCTGATGAGGTATTTGCCCACGCTGACGGCGCGCTGCTCGGAAAGCCACTGGTTGTGTTGCTCGGTGCCCGTGCTGTCGGTGTAGCCGGAGATGTCGATCATGGTCTTGTCGTAGTGCTTGAACACCTTGGACACCGAGTTCAGCACCGGATAGAACTGCGGCTCGACGGCGTACTGGTCGATCGGGAAGGTGATGTCGCTGGGCATCACCAGGATCAGGTTGTTACCGCTGCGCTGTACGCTGACGCCGGTGCCTTGCAGTTCCCGGCGCAAGGCGTTCTGCTGCTGATCCATGTAGTTGCCGATCGCACCACCGGCCAGTCCGCCGATAACGGCGCCGATATAGCGGTTGCGGTCCTGATTGCCCCCGACGTTGTTGCCGATGATCATGCCGGTGATCGCCCCGATCCCGGCGCCGATGGCCGTGCGGCTGACTTCCTGTTCCCCCGTATAGGGGTTGGTGGTGCAGCCTGCGGCCACGAGGCCGAGGCAGCCGATGGCGGCCCAGGTGACGATGCGGGTGGGGCGGGAAATGCGATTCAGCTTCATGTTCTCAGTCCTCAGACGGATCAAGCGATTGTTCCTTAGTATTGAAGGAGCAATGCGTTAGAAACGCAATGGTTGACAAGGTTCAGGCCGCTACTTCCCCGCGCAGGTGCCGGATGACGGGGGCGGTGGCGGGGCGCACCCCGCGCCAGAGCAGGAACGACTCGGCGGCCTGCTCGACCAGCATGCCCAGTCCGTCCCAGGTGCCGGCGGCGCCGGCGGTGTGCGCCCAGCGCTGAAATACGGTGGGTTCACTACCGTAGGCCATGTCGTAGCAATAGGTTTCGGTGCCGACGATGCCGGCGGGCAGCGGCGGCAGTTCTCCGGACAGGCTGGCGGCGGTGCCGTTGATGATCAGATCGAAGCGCTGGCCGTCCAGCGCCTCGAAACTGCAGGCCTGGATCGGGCCCGTGTCGGCGAAATCCTCGGCCAGCTGTTCGGCGCGTGCCGGTGTGCGGTTGGCGATGACGAGTTTGGCGGGGTGCTGTTCGAGCAGCGGTGCCAGCACGCCGCG includes these proteins:
- a CDS encoding OmpA family protein, with the protein product MKLNRISRPTRIVTWAAIGCLGLVAAGCTTNPYTGEQEVSRTAIGAGIGAITGMIIGNNVGGNQDRNRYIGAVIGGLAGGAIGNYMDQQQNALRRELQGTGVSVQRSGNNLILVMPSDITFPIDQYAVEPQFYPVLNSVSKVFKHYDKTMIDISGYTDSTGTEQHNQWLSEQRAVSVGKYLISQGVQSFRIKAVGYGENYPVASNSTPQGRSQNRRVTITIVPVQQQQNTYGYNQG
- a CDS encoding gamma carbonic anhydrase family protein; the protein is MALRPFESRTPQIAATAFVDDTAVVCGDVTLGEDSSIWPLCVLRGDIHTIRIGACSNIQDGCVLHVSHDSEYVPGGHPLTVGNEVTIGHNVTLHGCTVEDRCLVGMGSIVLDGAVIRSGAMVGAGSLVAPGHELEGGYLWLGSPARRVRPLTDKEKDYLTYSAAHYVRLKNRHRAGD
- the aroE gene encoding shikimate dehydrogenase, with amino-acid sequence MDYYAVVGNPIAHSKSPTIHRLFAEQTGQALTYEALLAPLDGFEDMVRQFQARGGRGMNVTLPFKEQAWELADSCGPLADRARAVNTLIFTDDGRIRGANTDGLGLVQDLCVNCDLTLRARRLLIVGAGGAVRGVLAPLLEQHPAKLVIANRTPARAEQLAEDFADTGPIQACSFEALDGQRFDLIINGTAASLSGELPPLPAGIVGTETYCYDMAYGSEPTVFQRWAHTAGAAGTWDGLGMLVEQAAESFLLWRGVRPATAPVIRHLRGEVAA